A window from Solanum stenotomum isolate F172 chromosome 7, ASM1918654v1, whole genome shotgun sequence encodes these proteins:
- the LOC125870651 gene encoding ARM REPEAT PROTEIN INTERACTING WITH ABF2-like: protein MENQKLTERSSSSARRSLKRKLEEDLQDDRKVSPSISSEDGHQDLEREVRTQVEILESSFSSSESDRASSKRAIHVLSEFAKNEEIVNVIVDCGAVPALVQHLQAPPHVSEGEGSHMPYEHEVEKGSAFTLGLLAIKPEHQQLIVDAGALPHLVNLLKRHRDAQNSRAVNGVIRRAADAVTNLAHENSSIKTRVRVEGGIPPLVELLEFVDSKVQRAAAGSLRTLAFKNDENKNQIVECSALPTLILMLRSEDTAIHYEAVGVIGNLVHSSPNIKKEVLLAGALQPVIGLLSSSCSESQREAALLLGQFAATDSDCKIHIVQRGAVPPLIEMLQSPDAQLREMSAFALGRLAQDPHNQAGIAHCGGIIPLLKLLDSKNGSLQHNAAFALYGLADNEDNVADLIKVGGVQKLQDGEFIVQPTRDCVAKTLKRLEEKIHGRILGHLLYLMRIGEKVIQRRVALALAHLCAPDDQKIIFIDNSGLELLLELFDSTNLKHKRDGSAALCKLANKASSLSQVDAAPPSPVPQVYLGEQYVNNSTLSDVTFLVEGKRFYAHRICLLASSDAFRAMFDGGYRERDAKDIEIPNIRWHVFELMMRYIYTGSVDVNLDVAQDLLRAADQYLLEGLKRLCEYAIAQDISVESVSLMFELSEAFNALTLRNACILFILEKFDQLSVMPWYSHLIQRVLPETRSYFVRALTRAIQADMRV from the exons ATGGAGAACCAGAAGCTTACCGAGCGTTCGTCAAGTTCTGCGAGGAGGAGCTTGAAGAGAAAACTAGAGGAAGATCTCCAAGACGATCGTAAGGTTTCTCCTTCTATATCTTCGGAAGATGGTCATCAAGATCTGGAACGTGAAGTTCGTACACAGGTGGAAATTCTTGAGTCATCTTTTTCTTCATCCGAGTCAGATCGAGCCTCTTCCAAACGCGCTATACATGTTCTCTCTGAATTTGCCAAAAACG AGGAAATTGTGAACGTAATTGTAGATTGTGGCGCTGTTCCGGCTTTGGTGCAGCATCTACAGGCGCCGCCGCATGTAAGTGAAGGTGAAGGTAGTCATATGCCATACGAACATGAGGTTGAGAAAGGAAGTGCTTTTACGCTTGGGCTTCTTGCTATAAAA CCGGAACACCAACAACTGATTGTTGATGCTGGAGCTTTGCCTCATCTTGTTAATTTGCTGAAGAGGCATAGAGATGCTCAGAACTCTCGAGCAGTCAATGGTGTTATTCGGCGCGCAGCTGATGCAGTCACAAATCTTGCTCATGAAAACAGTAGCATCAAAACTCGTGTTAG GGTTGAAGGTGGCATCCCTCCACTTGTTGAGTTGCTTGAGTTTGTTGATTCAAAGGTGCAGAGAGCAGCTGCAGGATCCTTACGAACGTTAGCATTTAAGAATGATGAAAACAAAAATCAG ATTGTGGAATGCAGTGCACTCCCTACTCTTATACTAATGCTTCGGTCTGAAGATACTGCTATACACTATGAAGCG GTTGGAGTCATTGGAAATCTGGTGCACTCGTCACCAAATATCAAGAAAGAAGTTCTTCTTGCAGGAGCTTTACAACCTGTAATTGGGTTGCTTAG TTCCTCCTGTTCAGAGAGCCAAAGGGAAGCTGCTTTACTGCTAGGACAATTTGCAGCAACTGATTCAGACTGTAAG ATTCATATTGTTCAAAGAGGTGCAGTCCCACCATTAATTGAGATGCTTCAATCTCCAGATGCTCAACTTAGAGAAATGTCGGCCTTTGCCCTAGGAAGGTTGGCGCAG GACCCACATAATCAGGCTGGTATTGCTCACTGTGGTGGAATTATCCCATTGTTGAAGCTCCTTGATTCAAAAAATGGATCATTACAACATAATGCTGCTTTTGCTCTTTATGGGCTTGCTGATAATGAG GACAATGTTGCTGATCTTATAAAGGTCGGAGGTGTTCAAAAGCTTCAGGATGGAGAATTTATTGTCCAA CCAACTAGAGATTGTGTGGCAAAGACATTGAAGAGATTAGAAGAGAAGATCCATGGTCGA ATATTGGGCCATCTGTTATATTTGATGCGTATTGGGGAGAAGGTTATTCAGAGACGAGTTGCTTTAGCCCTTGCCCATCTTTGCGCACCAGATGACCAAAAGATTATTTTCATTGATAACAGTG GATTAGAATTGCTTTTGGAGCTCTTTGACTCAACAAACTTGAAACACAAAAGAGATGGCTCTGCAGCTTTATGCAAATTGGCTAATAAAGCTAGCTCACTTTCACAAGTCGATGCTGCTCCTCCATCCCCAGTGCCTCAG GTCTATCTGGGTGAACAGTACGTAAATAATTCTACACTGTCTGATGTAACATTTTTAGTTGAGG GCAAACGGTTTTATGCCCATAGGATTTGTTTACTAGCTTCTTCTGATGCATTTCGAGCTATGTTTGATGGTGGCTACCGG GAGAGAGATGCCAAAGACATAGAAATCCCAAATATCAGATGGCACGTTTTTGAGTTGATGATGAG GTACATATACACAGGATCTGTTGATGTTAATTTGGATGTTGCACAGGATCTTCTAAGAGCTGCAGACCAGTATCTATTAGAGGGCCTTAAACGTCTTTGCGAGTATGCCATTGCACAG GATATATCTGTGGAAAGTGTCTCTCTCATGTTTGAGTTGTCGGAGGCATTTAACGCTTTGACGTTACGTAATGCTTGCATTCTATTCATTTTGGAAAAGTTTGACCAATTAAGTGTCATGCCATG GTATTCACATTTGATTCAACGTGTATTACCTGAAACTCGAAGTTACTTTGTAAGGGCACTTACCAGGGCTATTCAAGCTGACATGCGGGTCTAG